A window of Primulina tabacum isolate GXHZ01 chromosome 4, ASM2559414v2, whole genome shotgun sequence contains these coding sequences:
- the LOC142543205 gene encoding altered inheritance rate of mitochondria protein 25, whose amino-acid sequence MLLGRMNWSKGLCNALERARYSISHCVMMKKDLKCAMAFQKRFSSLQLLGGCTQDGNMSWNFKLPYRGMEIVSVPQKHSICTSSQCLLRAKEDLDLTRDFLVQLWVADRKKPKSVGKTRNKLLKYYDHAQTFSSGQGSIQVPLERLFSGASVAAEKAYYKDNSDRKQPPTSRSATGILEPMSPEEAIVKPLLARSNLLITRDIEWANLVLGFEQENRYAVVDVFYPQSPVGFIREQSNVIARQLLRLRRPFVAYITDGLGNELFRVRRPFWWITSSIYTEINGQEVGVVHRRWHLWRRIYDLYLGNKQFAVVENPGFWNWTFTLKDIDGNVLAEIDRDWRGFGFEIFTDAGQYVIRFGSADSGVGPSLGIQELSVTRPLTLSKRAVAVALAVSLDNDYFSRHGGWGFPFMVVDD is encoded by the exons ATGCTTCTTGGTCGAATGAACTGGTCGAAGGGATTGTGTAATGCACTAGAGCGAgccagatacagcatatctcattGTGTGATGATGAAAAAGGATTTGAAGTGTGCTATGGCCTTTCAGAAGAGGTTCTCATCTTTACAGCTTCTGGGAGGATGCACTCAGGATGGAAATATGTCATGGAATTTTAAGCTGCCGTATCGTGGTATGGAAATTGTTTCGGTTCCTCAGAAACATTCAATATGTACTTCTAGTCAATGCTTGCTGAGGGCGAAAGAAGATCTAGACTTGACTAGAGATTTTCTTGTGCAACTCTGGGTTGCTGATCGAAAGAAGCCAAAGTCAGTTGGAAAAACTAGAAACAAATTACTTAAATATTATGATCACGCCCAAACATTTTCTTCTGGCCAAGGTTCTATACAAGTTCCGCTGGAAAGGTTGTTTTCAGGAGCATCTGTTGCAGCTGAAAAGGCTTATTACAAGGATAACTCGGACAGGAAGCAGCCACCCACCAGCCGGTCTGCCACTGGTATATTGGAACCAATGTCTCCGGAAGAG GCTATAGTTAAACCTCTTCTTGCAAGATCCAATTTACTGATTACCAGGGACATAGAGTGGGCCAATTTGGTTCTTGGTTTTGAGCAG GAAAATCGTTATGCTGTGGTGGATGTCTTCTACCCACAGTCA CCTGTAGGTTTTATTCGTGAGCAGAGTAACGTCATCGCAAGACAG TTGCTTCGATTGAGGCGCCCTTTTGTAGCCTACATAACTGATGGTTTAGGCAATGAGCTCTTTAGG GTCAGGAGGCCCTTTTGGTGGATCACCAGCTCAATTTACACAGAGATAAATGGGCAA GAAGTTGGTGTTGTTCACAGAAGATGGCATCTCTGGAGGAGAATTTATGATTTGTACTTGGG AAATAAGCAGTTTGCGGTGGTTGAAAATCCTGGCTTTTGGAACTGGACATTCACTTTGAAGGACATTGATGGAAATGTGTTGGCTGAAATTGATCGTGATTGGAGGGGTTTTGGATTTGAG ATTTTCACAGATGCTGGTCAGTATGTAATTAGATTTGGAAGTGCTGATTCTGGTGTTGGTCCTTCTCTGGGG ATCCAAGAATTGAGTGTAACTCGTCCATTGACTCTGTCAAAGAGAGCAGTAGCTGTGGCGCTTGCTGTTTCACTTGATAATGACTACTTCTCCAGGCATGGAGGCTG GGGATTTCCTTTTATGGTCGTGGATGACTAA